A genomic region of Raphanus sativus cultivar WK10039 chromosome 6, ASM80110v3, whole genome shotgun sequence contains the following coding sequences:
- the LOC108805610 gene encoding zinc finger CCCH domain-containing protein 20 has translation MMIGETHRAYPTVQIPPWPLNDDLTAVDIYGSPDGGNSMIEALAALQRYLPSNEPDPDSDPELSGPDSAIDTYSCDHFRMYEFKVRRCTRGRSHDWTECPYAHPGEKARRRDPRKYHYSGTACPEFRKGGCKKGDACEFSHGVFECWLHPARYRTQPCKDGGNCRRRVCFFAHSPDQLRVLPNQSPDRVDSFDGVSPIRRACQFSFSPSCGSPPVSPRDDSEFSSLFSRSLGSGGSVNDVVACMRNLQLNKVKSLPSSSGNQFRCFGFGSPRGSVLGPGFRSLPNTPTRPEIGYVDIWDNGLEEEPAMERVESGRELRAKMFEKLSKENCMDRVDPDLSQGSGEAPDVGWVSELVM, from the coding sequence atgatgatcgGAGAAACTCATCGTGCTTATCCAACGGTTCAGATTCCTCCATGGCCACTTAACGACGATCTAACGGCGGTTGATATTTACGGAAGTCCTGACGGCGGAAATAGCATGATCGAGGCTTTGGCTGCGTTACAGCGTTATCTTCCGTCGAACGAGCCAGATCCGGATTCTGACCCGGAACTCTCGGGTCCGGATTCAGCAATCGATACTTACTCATGCGATCATTTCCGGATGTACGAGTTTAAGGTCCGGCGATGCACTCGTGGCCGAAGCCACGACTGGACGGAGTGTCCTTACGCTCATCCCGGAGAGAAAGCTCGCCGTCGAGATCCGAGGAAGTACCACTACTCCGGCACGGCTTGTCCTGAGTTTCGCAAAGGCGGTTGCAAGAAAGGGGACGCGTGTGAGTTTTCTCACGGCGTTTTCGAGTGCTGGCTCCATCCGGCGCGTTACCGGACTCAGCCGTGTAAAGACGGTGGTAACTGTCGCCGTCGTGTTTGTTTCTTCGCTCATTCGCCGGATCAGCTTAGGGTTTTGCCGAACCAAAGCCCCGATCGAGTTGATTCGTTCGACGGTGTGTCTCCGATACGTAGGGCGTGTCAGTTTTCGTTTTCTCCGTCGTGTGGTTCGCCGCCGGTGAGTCCACGAGACGACTCGGAGTTTTCTTCTTTGTTCAGTCGTTCACTCGGGTCTGGTGGTTCTGTAAACGACGTCGTTGCTTGTATGAGGAATTTGCAGCTTAATAAAGTGAAATCACTTCCTTCCTCCTCCGGCAATCAGTTCAGATGCTTTGGTTTCGGATCGCCACGTGGATCAGTCTTGGGTCCCGGGTTTCGGAGCCTACCTAATACCCCGACCCGACCGGAGATCGGTTATGTGGACATTTGGGATAATGGTTTGGAGGAAGAACCGGCGATGGAGCGGGTCGAGTCGGGTCGTGAACTGCGAGCGAAGATGTTCGAGAAGCTCAGCAAGGAAAACTGCATGGATCGGGTTGACCCGGATCTGTCTCAGGGTTCAGGTGAAGCTCCTGATGTCGGGTGGGTCTCTGAGCTGGTGATGTGA